One region of Bubalus kerabau isolate K-KA32 ecotype Philippines breed swamp buffalo chromosome 6, PCC_UOA_SB_1v2, whole genome shotgun sequence genomic DNA includes:
- the IVL gene encoding involucrin encodes MSQQHTLPVILPPALSQESLKPASPPTNTQQEQVKQPTPLPAPCQKVHSELPGEVPLELGEKHTIVKGVAEQKCEPQQPEPEQQEQHVKQQQQESQVQEQHVEQQQQESQVQEQHVEQQQQESQVQEQHVEQQQQESKVQEQHVEQQQQESKVQEQHVEQQQQESQVQEQHVEQQQQESQVQEQHVEQQQQESQVQEQHVEQQQQESQVQEQHVEQQQQESKVQEQHVEQQQQESKVQEQHVEQQQQESQVQEQHVEQQQQESQVPEVHVEQQQQESQVPEKHVELQQQESQVPEVHVKKQHQELQEQEVQQQKEQHVEHQEAEHLGLQLEQEKKVLGQHLGQEPAKREEQMEKKEEQLLEQQEGQLKQPVFVPAPGQVQETYPVLPLKGKALPSEEAGGVVPSKQK; translated from the exons ATGTCCCAGCAACACACTCTGCCAGTGATTCTGCCCCCTGCCCTCTCTCAGGAGTCCCTCAAgcctgcttctcctcccaccaaTACCCAGCAGGAGCAAGTGAAGCAGCCAACTCCACTGCCTGCCCCATGCCAGAAGGTACACTCGGAGCTCCCAGGGGAGGTCCCCTTGGAGCTTGGGGAGAAACACACAATTGTGAAAGGGGTGGCTGAGCAAAAGTGTGAACCACAGCAACCAGAGCCAGAGCAGCAAGAACAGCATgtgaaacagcagcagcaagagtcacAGGTGCAGGAACAGCATgtggaacagcagcagcaagagtcacAGGTGCAGGAACAGCATgtggaacagcagcagcaagagtcacAGGTGCAGGAACAGCATgtggaacagcagcagcaagagtcaaAGGTGCAGGAACAGCATgtggaacagcagcagcaagagtcaaAGGTGCAGGAACAGCATgtggaacagcagcagcaagagtcacAGGTGCAGGAACAGCATgtggaacagcagcagcaagagtcacAGGTGCAGGAACAGCATgtggaacagcagcagcaagagtcacAGGTGCAGGAACAGCATgtggaacagcagcagcaagagtcacAGGTGCAGGAACAGCATgtggaacagcagcagcaagagtcaaAGGTGCAGGAACAGCATgtggaacagcagcagcaagagtcaaAGGTGCAGGAACAGCATgtggaacagcagcagcaagagtcacAGGTGCAGGAACAGCATgtggaacagcagcagcaagagtcacAG GTGCCAGAAGTGCATGTggagcagcagcaacaagagTCACAGGTGCCAGAAAAGCATGTGGAGCTGCAGCAGCAAGAATCACAGGTGCCAGAAGTGCATGTCAAAAAGCAACACCAGGAGCTACAGGAGCAGGAAGTGCAGCAGCAAAAAGAACAGCACGTGGAACATCAGGAAGCAGAACACCTGGGGCTGCAGCTGGAACAGGAGAAGAAGGTCTTGGGCCAGCACTTGGGTCAAGAGCCAGCAAAGAGAGAGGagcaaatggaaaagaaagaggagcAGCTGCTGGAGCAGCAGGAGGGGCAGCTGAAACAGCCTGTGTTTGTCCCAGCTCCCGGCCAGGTCCAAGAGACCTACCCAGTCCTGCCACTGAAGGGAAAAGCCTTGCCCTCTGAAGAAGCAGGAGGTGTAGTGCCTTCTAAACAAAAGTAA